One genomic window of Novosphingobium aureum includes the following:
- a CDS encoding tetratricopeptide repeat protein, with protein MNRLRGGRIVGIALVLAMLPGCSGTLKFLGLKHDAKTEYRVRNSDPGPDLALGSATEQGRTALMAGRDQEAVTLFRVALASGEAPAPARNGLGVAYARLGQFDAAERAFRLAIAADPAKATYATNLDRLLGSALARRQRDAETRALAARAAASAKPVATSAQAEAPGPRLTRVSRGMVSIRSMPGDRAVATSGRLPQVAAREKPKTKADDASLEEDAAEQLVAAKAEPGARTVAFIGNNPAFQPLVRVELKGDANEARR; from the coding sequence ATGAATCGACTGAGGGGGGGAAGGATCGTCGGGATCGCGCTGGTGCTGGCCATGTTGCCGGGCTGCAGCGGGACCCTGAAGTTCCTGGGGCTCAAGCACGATGCCAAGACCGAGTACCGCGTGCGCAATTCCGATCCGGGGCCCGATCTCGCGCTCGGCTCGGCGACCGAGCAGGGCCGCACTGCGCTCATGGCCGGGCGTGACCAGGAAGCCGTGACGCTGTTTCGCGTCGCGCTCGCCTCGGGCGAGGCCCCGGCACCCGCGCGCAACGGGCTCGGCGTCGCCTATGCGCGCCTTGGCCAGTTTGATGCGGCGGAGCGCGCCTTCCGGCTCGCCATCGCGGCAGACCCGGCAAAGGCGACTTATGCGACCAACCTCGACAGGCTGCTGGGTTCTGCGCTTGCCCGGCGCCAGCGCGATGCCGAAACCCGCGCGCTTGCCGCAAGGGCGGCGGCGTCTGCCAAGCCTGTCGCCACCAGCGCGCAGGCCGAGGCTCCCGGTCCGCGCCTGACCCGCGTCTCGCGCGGGATGGTCTCGATCCGCTCGATGCCCGGCGACCGCGCCGTGGCGACTTCGGGCAGATTGCCGCAAGTGGCCGCTCGCGAAAAGCCGAAGACCAAGGCCGACGATGCGAGCCTCGAGGAGGATGCCGCCGAACAGCTGGTGGCAGCGAAGGCCGAGCCCGGCGCGCGCACCGTCGCCTTCATCGGCAATAATCCTGCATTCCAGCCGCTGGTGCGCGTCGAGCTGAAGGGCGATGCCAACGAGGCGCGCCGCTGA
- a CDS encoding A24 family peptidase — protein sequence MDTALVPLFVLVPACLFASWSDVSRRVIPNWLCAVVALAGLGVAIWSGGLEALGWHALHMVIALLVGMVLFRFGMLGGGDAKFYAACAAWFTLSQAGSLLLMVSLCGLGLFAVWFAVRRAMRKPIRMKPQDNFDRLPYGIAIAAGTVIAMLGT from the coding sequence ATGGATACCGCACTCGTACCTCTCTTCGTACTCGTCCCGGCCTGCCTCTTCGCGAGCTGGTCCGACGTCTCGCGCCGGGTGATCCCGAACTGGCTTTGCGCCGTGGTCGCGCTGGCAGGGCTCGGCGTCGCGATCTGGAGCGGCGGCCTCGAGGCACTCGGCTGGCACGCGCTACACATGGTCATCGCGCTTCTCGTGGGCATGGTGCTCTTCAGGTTCGGCATGCTCGGCGGGGGCGACGCCAAGTTCTACGCTGCCTGCGCGGCCTGGTTCACGCTTTCGCAGGCAGGCTCGCTGCTGCTCATGGTCTCGCTTTGCGGGCTGGGTCTCTTCGCCGTCTGGTTCGCGGTGCGCCGCGCCATGCGCAAGCCGATCCGGATGAAGCCGCAGGACAACTTCGACCGCCTTCCTTACGGCATCGCGATTGCCGCAGGGACGGTGATCGCAATGCTCGGTACCTAA
- the glgX gene encoding glycogen debranching protein GlgX, protein MSFTFARPDRMINELGTEFTGNGTHFAVFSENAEAIELCLFDETGSEETARLELPSREGSVFSGYLPGVRPGQLYGYRAHGPYDPAQGHRFNPNKLLLDPYARELSGRIEWDDALWGYDLATGDDLSFDTRDSARFMVKGVVQDPDFDWEGDRAIARPWTDTVIYEAHVRGLTMAHPGVPEELRGTYAGMASDAVIEHLLKLGVSAIELLPCHYFLDDRLLLDRGLSNYWGYQSLGFFAPETRFLRKGAGAAPAIRQFKDMVKRFHRAGIEVIMDVVYNHTAEGSERGPTLSFRGLDNASYYLLSPEDPRYSFDTTGCGNTLSVAHPMVLRMVLDSLRYWVQVMHVDGFRFDLASTLGREAEGFDREGGFFDAIRQDPVLASVKLIAEPWDVGQGGYQVGGFPYPFREWNDKFRDSARGFWRLDKGLVGDLAGALIGSPVQFNHSDRGATSSINFLAAHDGFTLMDTVSYNERHNEANGEGGADGHSHNLSDNMGVEGPSEDPSILLARRLRRRSMMATLLVSQGVPMILSGDEIGNGQQGNNNVYCQDNELGWVDWANADDAFCNFCARMIALRREFPVLSQECFLQGEVAEDERIEIAWFQPDGRAMDDALWNEEGLHVLGARIDYSNREAFLDGGRPVFVVMNAAEQVRFTLPGGNAGARWVRVLDTAREDPFETETLEGEVAEISGGSLTLFRPA, encoded by the coding sequence ATGAGCTTCACGTTTGCCCGGCCTGACCGCATGATCAACGAACTCGGGACCGAGTTCACGGGGAACGGCACCCATTTCGCCGTCTTTTCAGAGAATGCCGAGGCAATCGAACTTTGCCTCTTCGACGAGACCGGGAGCGAGGAAACCGCCCGGCTCGAACTGCCCTCGCGCGAGGGCTCGGTGTTTTCCGGCTACCTGCCCGGAGTGCGCCCAGGCCAGCTCTACGGCTATCGTGCCCACGGCCCCTACGACCCGGCGCAAGGCCACCGCTTCAACCCCAACAAGCTCCTGCTCGATCCCTATGCGCGCGAGCTGTCGGGGCGGATCGAATGGGACGATGCCTTGTGGGGCTACGATCTCGCGACCGGCGACGATCTCAGCTTCGATACGCGCGATTCCGCGCGCTTCATGGTCAAGGGCGTGGTGCAGGACCCCGATTTCGACTGGGAGGGCGACCGCGCCATCGCGCGGCCCTGGACCGATACCGTGATCTACGAGGCGCACGTGCGCGGCCTCACCATGGCGCATCCCGGCGTGCCCGAGGAGCTGCGCGGGACTTACGCGGGCATGGCCAGCGACGCGGTGATCGAGCACCTGCTCAAGCTGGGTGTCTCGGCGATCGAGCTGCTACCCTGTCACTACTTCCTCGATGATCGCCTGCTGCTTGACCGGGGCCTGTCGAACTACTGGGGCTACCAGAGCCTCGGCTTCTTCGCGCCCGAGACCCGTTTCCTGCGCAAGGGGGCTGGTGCCGCGCCCGCGATCAGGCAGTTCAAGGACATGGTCAAGCGCTTCCACCGCGCCGGGATCGAGGTGATCATGGACGTGGTCTACAACCACACCGCCGAAGGGTCCGAGCGCGGCCCGACGCTCAGCTTTCGCGGCCTCGACAACGCGAGCTACTACCTGCTCTCGCCCGAGGATCCGCGCTACAGCTTCGACACCACCGGCTGCGGCAACACGCTCTCGGTCGCGCATCCCATGGTGCTGCGCATGGTGCTCGATTCGCTGCGCTACTGGGTGCAGGTGATGCACGTCGACGGGTTCCGCTTCGACCTCGCCTCGACGCTGGGCCGCGAGGCGGAAGGCTTCGACCGCGAGGGCGGCTTCTTCGATGCGATCCGGCAGGACCCGGTATTGGCCTCGGTCAAGCTGATCGCCGAACCATGGGACGTGGGGCAGGGGGGCTACCAGGTAGGCGGCTTTCCCTATCCCTTCCGCGAATGGAACGACAAGTTCCGCGACAGCGCGCGCGGTTTCTGGCGGCTCGACAAGGGCCTCGTCGGCGATCTCGCGGGCGCGCTGATCGGCTCGCCGGTGCAGTTCAACCACTCCGACCGCGGCGCGACCAGCTCGATCAACTTCCTTGCCGCGCACGACGGCTTCACGCTGATGGACACCGTTTCCTACAACGAGCGCCACAACGAGGCGAACGGCGAGGGCGGGGCCGACGGGCACAGCCACAACCTCTCCGACAACATGGGCGTCGAGGGACCGAGCGAGGACCCGTCAATCCTGCTCGCCCGGCGACTGCGGCGCCGCTCGATGATGGCGACGCTGCTGGTCAGCCAGGGCGTGCCGATGATCCTCTCGGGCGACGAGATCGGCAACGGCCAGCAGGGCAACAACAACGTCTACTGCCAGGACAACGAACTGGGCTGGGTCGACTGGGCCAACGCCGACGATGCCTTCTGCAACTTCTGCGCACGCATGATCGCGCTGCGCCGCGAGTTCCCGGTGCTCTCGCAGGAGTGCTTCCTGCAGGGCGAGGTCGCCGAGGACGAGCGCATCGAGATCGCCTGGTTCCAGCCCGACGGCCGCGCGATGGACGATGCCTTGTGGAACGAGGAGGGGCTGCACGTGCTGGGCGCGCGCATCGACTACTCGAACCGCGAGGCCTTCCTCGACGGCGGGCGTCCGGTCTTCGTGGTCATGAACGCTGCCGAGCAGGTCCGCTTCACGCTGCCCGGCGGCAATGCCGGTGCGCGCTGGGTGCGCGTGCTCGATACCGCGCGCGAGGACCCGTTCGAGACCGAGACGCTCGAGGGCGAGGTCGCCGAGATCTCGGGCGGCAGTCTCACCCTGTTCCGCCCGGCCTGA
- a CDS encoding CpaF family protein — protein sequence MWQLRRSAPEIDEQPVEDLLAAPPLAAPSAPAATPGTSAEPEPAEAAPDARISGLKIEIHRELLDRINLSVLDKMPREKIASEVTVIVSEMLADRSEMLNRAERAMLCEEVLDELLGLGPLEPLLKDETINDILVNGPDSVFVERYGVLEKVPTRFQDARHLLRIIQKIVSAVGRRVDESSPFVDARLPDGSRVNAIVPPLAIDGALLSIRKFSKKPISMDRMIEYGSMVAPMAEVLKGIVLSGRNVIISGGTGSGKTTMLNALSTYIDPRERIVTIEDSAELQLQQDHVARLETRPANIEGKGEVSQRELVKNALRMRPDRIILGECRAGEAFDMLQAMNTGHDGSMTTIHANTPRDALSRIEQMVGMSGIEISARSVRSQIAAAINVVLQIGRLSDGKRKVLSLSEITGMEGETITMQEIFRYKQTGRDEAGNVTGYFEATGIRPKFMAELSAHGIDLDPELFRHHARIAGR from the coding sequence ATGTGGCAATTGCGCCGTTCCGCTCCGGAGATCGACGAGCAGCCGGTCGAGGACCTGCTCGCAGCGCCGCCGCTCGCAGCGCCCAGCGCGCCCGCCGCGACGCCGGGCACTTCCGCCGAGCCCGAGCCTGCAGAAGCCGCGCCCGACGCGCGCATTTCGGGTCTCAAGATCGAGATCCACCGCGAGCTGCTCGACCGCATCAATCTCTCGGTGCTCGACAAGATGCCGCGCGAGAAAATCGCGAGCGAGGTTACCGTCATCGTCAGCGAGATGCTCGCCGACCGGTCCGAGATGCTCAACCGCGCCGAGCGCGCGATGCTGTGCGAAGAGGTGCTCGACGAGCTGCTCGGGCTCGGCCCGCTCGAGCCGCTGCTCAAGGACGAGACGATCAACGACATCCTCGTCAACGGTCCGGATTCGGTCTTCGTCGAGCGCTACGGCGTGCTCGAGAAGGTGCCGACCCGCTTCCAGGACGCGCGCCACCTGCTGCGCATCATCCAGAAGATCGTCAGTGCCGTCGGCCGCCGCGTCGACGAATCCTCGCCCTTCGTCGACGCGCGCCTGCCCGACGGCTCGCGCGTCAACGCGATCGTTCCGCCGCTCGCCATCGACGGCGCGCTGCTCTCGATCCGCAAGTTCTCGAAGAAGCCGATCAGCATGGACCGGATGATCGAGTACGGCTCGATGGTCGCGCCAATGGCCGAGGTGCTCAAGGGCATCGTCCTGTCGGGCCGCAACGTCATCATCTCGGGCGGTACCGGCTCGGGCAAGACGACGATGCTCAACGCGCTCTCGACCTACATCGACCCGCGCGAACGCATCGTCACCATCGAGGACTCGGCCGAACTCCAGCTCCAGCAGGACCACGTCGCCCGGCTCGAGACGCGCCCCGCCAACATCGAGGGCAAGGGCGAGGTCAGCCAGCGAGAACTGGTCAAGAACGCGCTGCGCATGCGACCCGACCGCATCATCCTGGGCGAGTGCCGCGCCGGCGAGGCCTTCGACATGCTCCAGGCGATGAACACCGGCCACGATGGCTCGATGACCACGATCCACGCCAATACCCCGCGTGATGCGCTCTCGCGTATCGAGCAGATGGTGGGCATGAGCGGGATCGAGATCTCGGCGCGTTCGGTGCGCTCGCAGATTGCCGCCGCGATCAACGTGGTACTGCAGATCGGGCGTCTCTCGGACGGCAAGCGCAAGGTCCTCTCGCTCAGCGAGATCACCGGCATGGAGGGGGAGACCATCACCATGCAGGAAATCTTCCGCTACAAGCAGACCGGGCGCGACGAGGCGGGCAACGTCACCGGCTACTTCGAGGCCACCGGCATCCGCCCCAAGTTCATGGCCGAGCTTTCCGCCCACGGCATCGACCTCGATCCCGAGCTGTTCCGCCACCATGCAAGGATCGCCGGACGATGA
- the treZ gene encoding malto-oligosyltrehalose trehalohydrolase, with the protein MSQGEWAAKSLDDGRWRFGLWAPDAGEVHLELGDDRHGAQALPGGWWQVEAPGEAGDVYCWSLDGTCYPDPAAFAQAGDVHGASRLVDHRAYAWQHPWPGRAWHEAVVYELHIGTFTKQGTFAAAAAALPRLARLGVTFIEIMPVAQFDGARGWGYDGVLPFAPHPAYGTPDDLRALVDAAHGLGIGVLLDVVYNHFGPSGNYLAAWCPSFFHADRASPWGQGIAFEQEAVRRYFIANALHWLEDYRMDGLRLDAVHAIGDASPEHFLDELGAAIRRAFAGRQVHLVTEDERNLAHYFEPEAPYDATWNDDWHHAIHCLLTGEDESYYAPFARDPVGDLATALADGYVEQGQARPGGEGGDGEAPCGEPPSGEPPRGEPSAHLPRSAFVNFLGNHDQVGNRARGERLHHLVEDAHALRVVTALTLLAPFVPMLFMGDEFLTEAPFLFFADFGGELGEAVRKGRAREFAKFSAFGGEVPDPIARETFEASRIGGAETQAQKAHEAFVGDLIALRRDHVVPLLAASSQPICAVERDGDFLAVTWTFATQKLGIAVRLGSEGPEPARREDAFLDLRAEGSPFVFSAFVEAAGEVGGCA; encoded by the coding sequence GTGAGCCAAGGAGAATGGGCCGCGAAATCCCTCGACGACGGGCGCTGGCGCTTCGGGCTCTGGGCCCCCGATGCGGGCGAGGTCCATCTCGAACTGGGCGACGATCGCCACGGCGCGCAGGCGCTTCCCGGCGGCTGGTGGCAGGTCGAAGCACCGGGTGAGGCAGGCGATGTCTATTGCTGGTCGCTCGATGGCACCTGTTATCCCGACCCCGCCGCCTTCGCGCAGGCGGGCGACGTTCATGGCGCCTCGCGGCTCGTCGATCATCGGGCCTACGCATGGCAGCATCCCTGGCCGGGCCGCGCCTGGCACGAGGCGGTGGTCTACGAGCTGCACATCGGCACGTTCACGAAGCAAGGCACCTTCGCCGCGGCGGCTGCGGCCTTGCCCCGGCTGGCGCGCCTTGGCGTCACCTTCATCGAGATCATGCCCGTCGCCCAGTTCGACGGCGCGCGCGGATGGGGCTACGACGGCGTGTTGCCTTTCGCGCCGCATCCCGCCTACGGCACGCCCGACGACCTGCGCGCGCTGGTCGATGCGGCACATGGGCTCGGCATCGGGGTGCTGCTCGATGTCGTCTACAACCACTTCGGTCCCTCGGGGAACTACCTCGCGGCCTGGTGCCCCTCGTTCTTCCACGCCGACCGGGCCTCGCCTTGGGGACAGGGCATCGCCTTCGAGCAGGAGGCGGTGCGCCGCTACTTCATCGCCAATGCGCTGCACTGGCTCGAGGATTACCGGATGGATGGGCTGCGCCTCGATGCGGTCCACGCCATCGGCGATGCGTCGCCGGAGCACTTCCTCGACGAGCTCGGCGCCGCGATCCGCAGGGCCTTTGCAGGGCGGCAGGTCCATCTCGTCACCGAGGACGAGCGCAATCTCGCCCACTACTTCGAGCCCGAGGCGCCTTACGATGCGACCTGGAACGACGACTGGCATCACGCCATCCACTGCCTGCTGACCGGCGAGGACGAGAGCTACTATGCCCCCTTCGCGCGCGACCCGGTCGGCGATCTCGCCACCGCGCTTGCCGATGGCTACGTCGAGCAGGGGCAGGCGCGGCCCGGCGGGGAAGGTGGCGATGGAGAGGCCCCATGCGGCGAGCCTCCAAGCGGTGAACCGCCACGCGGCGAACCCAGCGCGCACCTGCCGCGCAGCGCCTTCGTCAACTTCCTCGGCAACCACGACCAGGTCGGCAACCGCGCGCGCGGCGAGCGGCTGCACCATCTCGTCGAGGACGCGCATGCCCTGCGCGTCGTCACCGCGCTGACGCTGCTCGCACCATTCGTGCCGATGCTGTTCATGGGCGACGAATTCCTCACCGAGGCCCCGTTCCTCTTCTTCGCCGATTTCGGCGGCGAGCTGGGAGAGGCCGTGCGCAAGGGACGCGCGCGCGAGTTCGCAAAGTTCAGCGCCTTTGGCGGCGAAGTGCCCGATCCGATTGCGCGCGAGACCTTCGAGGCCTCGCGCATCGGCGGGGCGGAAACTCAGGCGCAAAAGGCGCACGAGGCGTTCGTCGGCGATCTCATCGCGCTGCGCCGGGACCATGTCGTTCCGCTGCTCGCGGCGAGCAGCCAGCCTATCTGCGCGGTGGAGCGTGATGGCGATTTCCTTGCGGTGACGTGGACGTTCGCCACGCAGAAGCTTGGCATCGCGGTGCGGCTGGGCAGTGAAGGCCCCGAGCCCGCGCGGCGCGAGGACGCCTTCCTCGACTTGCGCGCGGAAGGGAGCCCTTTCGTGTTCAGCGCCTTCGTTGAAGCCGCTGGCGAGGTGGGGGGCTGCGCATGA
- the treY gene encoding malto-oligosyltrehalose synthase yields MIAWVATYRLQLRGGVDLDAARGRLEAIKALGASHLYLSPPFTAAPGSSHGYDVTDPTRIDPVLGGEDAFARLAEAARAAGMGLVIDIVPNHMAFTPESPWLADVLRFGRESEFAHVFDIDWERGPIHFPALDGTVQSVFAQGHIAMAGTGENPQLAVYERRFPLALTPLARALASGVSALDGESLDALMAQQHWSLGDWRESAQAIVHRRFFNITDLIGVRQEDEAVFARSHALVIELVRSGQVQGVRVDHVDGLALPGEYLARLRAALDAAGGSAVPIWAEKIVKQGEDLVPSWPIEGMTGYELAAEVTRLLTCRDGLAAMREAAAGAEPEDYAQEVLKVRAMLLDEVFVPEMERVAQAARRALGKDGHEARGLREAIAALARHWPVYRSYSADGESPEPWLEVALDGAADEDVPGPALAAVADLVRKPKDAEAKAFVQRFEQLTGALTAKSEEDTVFFRKVSYLPLCEVGAEPELTPIGTARFAKAMEARAALTPMALNALSTHDTKRSADARAALIALSYRGAFAGRLYAAAREAARKRGLPEACGLYAVQLATMMEGQDDAAARITDHVAKALREGKVLSSHEAPDARMEQRVAKLALDILGGMASPVQCNESEEARHAALFHDCVLVQAALQILCPGIPDIYQGTEMLSVTLTDPDNRRTYPLEVPADGLSARKYGLVRDLLALRASDPELFTHGTFAMEEGKGRWQIERRLAGRLCRVSFPAPGAAKGAAMWALAVETRDAP; encoded by the coding sequence ATGATCGCGTGGGTCGCGACCTATCGCCTGCAGCTGCGCGGCGGCGTCGATCTCGATGCGGCGCGTGGGCGGCTCGAGGCGATCAAGGCGCTCGGCGCCAGCCACCTCTACCTCTCGCCCCCGTTCACCGCGGCGCCGGGCTCGAGCCACGGCTACGACGTGACCGACCCCACGCGCATCGATCCCGTGCTCGGCGGCGAGGACGCCTTCGCGCGGCTGGCCGAGGCGGCGCGCGCGGCGGGCATGGGGCTGGTCATCGACATCGTGCCAAACCACATGGCCTTTACCCCCGAAAGCCCCTGGCTGGCCGACGTGCTGCGCTTCGGGCGGGAGAGCGAATTCGCGCATGTCTTCGACATCGACTGGGAGCGCGGGCCGATCCACTTCCCCGCGCTCGACGGCACGGTGCAGTCCGTCTTCGCGCAAGGCCACATCGCCATGGCGGGAACGGGCGAGAACCCGCAGCTTGCCGTCTACGAGCGGCGCTTCCCGCTCGCGCTCACCCCGCTTGCTAGGGCGCTGGCAAGCGGAGTGAGCGCGCTCGATGGCGAGAGCCTCGACGCGCTCATGGCGCAGCAGCACTGGTCGCTCGGCGACTGGCGCGAAAGCGCGCAAGCCATCGTCCACCGCCGCTTCTTCAACATCACCGACCTCATCGGCGTGCGGCAGGAGGACGAGGCGGTCTTCGCGCGCAGCCACGCGCTGGTGATCGAGCTGGTACGCAGCGGGCAGGTGCAGGGCGTGCGCGTCGACCATGTCGACGGTCTCGCGCTTCCGGGCGAATACCTTGCCCGCCTGCGCGCGGCGCTCGACGCGGCGGGCGGGAGCGCGGTGCCGATCTGGGCCGAGAAGATCGTCAAGCAGGGCGAGGACCTTGTCCCGTCATGGCCGATCGAAGGCATGACCGGATACGAACTCGCCGCCGAGGTGACGCGCCTGCTCACCTGCCGGGACGGACTTGCCGCGATGCGCGAGGCCGCGGCGGGCGCCGAACCCGAGGACTATGCGCAAGAAGTGCTGAAGGTGCGCGCGATGCTGCTCGACGAGGTCTTCGTGCCCGAAATGGAACGCGTCGCGCAGGCTGCACGCCGGGCGCTCGGCAAGGATGGCCACGAGGCAAGAGGGCTGCGCGAGGCCATCGCGGCGCTCGCCCGGCACTGGCCGGTCTATCGCTCGTACAGCGCCGATGGCGAGAGCCCCGAGCCCTGGCTCGAGGTGGCGCTCGATGGCGCGGCGGACGAGGACGTGCCGGGCCCCGCCCTCGCGGCGGTGGCGGACCTTGTTCGCAAGCCGAAGGATGCCGAGGCGAAGGCTTTCGTCCAGCGCTTCGAACAGCTGACCGGCGCGCTCACCGCCAAGTCGGAGGAGGACACGGTGTTCTTCCGCAAGGTCTCGTACCTGCCCTTGTGCGAGGTCGGGGCCGAGCCCGAGCTGACGCCGATCGGGACCGCGCGCTTCGCCAAGGCGATGGAGGCGCGCGCGGCGCTCACGCCAATGGCGCTCAATGCGCTGAGCACGCACGACACCAAACGGTCAGCCGATGCGCGTGCGGCGCTGATCGCGCTTTCGTATCGCGGCGCGTTTGCAGGCAGGCTCTATGCTGCGGCGCGCGAGGCCGCACGCAAGCGCGGATTGCCCGAGGCCTGCGGGCTCTACGCGGTGCAGCTTGCGACGATGATGGAGGGGCAGGACGACGCTGCCGCGCGCATCACCGACCACGTCGCCAAGGCGCTGCGCGAAGGCAAGGTGCTGTCCAGCCATGAAGCGCCCGATGCGCGCATGGAGCAGCGCGTGGCGAAACTCGCGCTCGACATTCTGGGCGGCATGGCCTCGCCGGTGCAGTGCAACGAGAGCGAAGAGGCGCGCCACGCGGCCCTGTTCCACGACTGTGTGCTCGTGCAGGCCGCGCTGCAGATATTGTGCCCCGGCATCCCCGATATCTATCAGGGGACGGAAATGCTTTCGGTGACGCTTACCGATCCCGACAACCGGCGCACCTATCCGCTCGAGGTTCCGGCCGACGGGCTCTCCGCGCGCAAGTACGGCCTCGTGCGCGATCTCCTGGCGCTGCGCGCCTCGGACCCCGAGCTGTTCACGCATGGCACCTTCGCGATGGAGGAGGGCAAGGGCCGCTGGCAGATCGAGCGTCGCCTTGCAGGGCGTCTCTGCCGGGTCTCGTTCCCCGCTCCGGGAGCTGCGAAAGGGGCGGCGATGTGGGCGCTGGCGGTCGAGACGAGGGACGCGCCGTAG
- a CDS encoding type II secretion system F family protein produces the protein MLNFIATSDIGRLAVLGVIFALVFGIALTLLLVASQRASVRSELSVIGKTATRSSSPDSLRRSTNDAWARLADRIEKAGLNLTDTKSDALTKQMREAGFESPGAPRVYTLVRLVLVIVLPLLAVGAMYMGSGEVGLMKLYFTGTVCAALGLYIPNIYVRMRADRRRREITNGFPDSLDLMLVCIEAGLGLEAALDRVGREMVLSHPLVSRLLVGTTMQLRAGASREVALRRMAADAGVDEISSFATLLIQSDKLGTSIATTLRVYAAEMREKRRMRAEEKAHRIPVLISVPLVACMLPTMIGTLMLPAAVRVVRILIPQMTGG, from the coding sequence ATGCTGAACTTCATCGCCACCAGCGACATCGGACGCCTCGCCGTTCTCGGCGTGATCTTCGCGCTCGTCTTCGGGATCGCGCTGACCTTGCTGCTCGTCGCCTCGCAGCGCGCCTCGGTGCGCAGCGAGCTGAGCGTCATCGGCAAGACCGCGACGCGCAGTTCCTCGCCCGACAGCCTGCGCCGTTCGACCAACGATGCCTGGGCGCGCCTTGCCGACCGCATCGAGAAGGCGGGTCTCAACCTCACCGACACCAAGTCCGACGCGCTGACCAAGCAGATGCGCGAGGCTGGCTTCGAGAGCCCGGGCGCGCCGCGTGTCTATACGCTCGTGCGGCTGGTGCTCGTGATCGTCCTGCCGTTGCTGGCGGTGGGGGCGATGTACATGGGCTCGGGCGAGGTGGGGCTGATGAAGCTCTATTTCACCGGCACGGTCTGCGCGGCGCTGGGCCTTTACATCCCCAATATCTACGTGCGCATGCGCGCCGACCGCCGCCGCCGAGAAATCACCAACGGCTTTCCCGACAGCCTCGACCTCATGCTGGTGTGCATCGAGGCGGGGCTCGGGCTCGAGGCCGCGCTCGACCGCGTGGGGCGCGAGATGGTGCTCTCGCACCCGCTGGTCTCGCGCCTGCTGGTGGGCACCACGATGCAGCTGCGCGCCGGCGCCTCGCGCGAGGTCGCGCTGCGCCGCATGGCCGCAGATGCGGGCGTCGACGAGATCTCGTCCTTCGCCACGCTGCTCATCCAGTCGGACAAGCTGGGCACCTCGATCGCCACGACCTTGCGCGTCTACGCCGCAGAGATGCGCGAGAAGCGGCGCATGCGTGCCGAGGAAAAGGCACACCGCATCCCGGTGCTGATCTCGGTGCCGCTGGTGGCCTGCATGCTGCCCACGATGATCGGCACGCTGATGCTGCCCGCTGCCGTGCGCGTCGTGCGCATCCTCATTCCGCAAATGACCGGAGGCTGA
- a CDS encoding type II secretion system F family protein, whose protein sequence is MTALMVRLGVMIAIFIAVFVIAQVVMRVIWAHRAESAAVNLRLKMLRQGHNREVVVYDLLKNAPPHLAPDAPWWQKRYVGFVRTVMMAGVRVEARQMALRMATAVVGIFVGLLVILLAVHITITFGVVQLALVLALAAGIGIPYMLIARKAEKRRRRMEEQFPVALDIFSRSLRAGHPIASAISIITEEMEDPVGSEFGLVSDEVAYGAELNDALMAMAERWNLEDMRMFVVCVSVQSETGGNLAEIIENLTTVIRDRAALYMKVRALSSEGRMTGLMLTVLPVFTLVSMFLVNPSFYLDVAQDRIFVIGFPSLIILWGIGVYAIRRLTDLKV, encoded by the coding sequence ATGACCGCGCTCATGGTCAGGCTCGGCGTGATGATCGCGATCTTCATTGCCGTCTTCGTCATCGCGCAGGTGGTGATGCGCGTGATCTGGGCGCACCGTGCCGAGAGCGCGGCGGTCAACCTGCGCCTCAAGATGCTGCGTCAGGGCCACAACCGCGAGGTGGTTGTCTATGACCTGCTCAAGAACGCGCCGCCGCACCTCGCGCCCGACGCGCCCTGGTGGCAGAAGCGCTACGTCGGTTTCGTGCGCACGGTGATGATGGCCGGGGTGCGCGTCGAGGCGCGCCAGATGGCGCTGCGCATGGCGACCGCGGTGGTCGGCATCTTCGTCGGCCTGCTGGTGATCCTGCTCGCGGTGCACATCACCATCACCTTCGGTGTGGTCCAGCTCGCGCTAGTTCTCGCGCTCGCGGCGGGCATCGGCATTCCCTACATGCTCATCGCCCGCAAGGCCGAGAAGCGCCGTCGCCGGATGGAGGAGCAGTTCCCCGTCGCGCTCGACATCTTCTCGCGCTCGCTGCGTGCAGGGCACCCGATCGCGTCCGCCATCTCGATCATCACCGAGGAGATGGAGGACCCGGTCGGTTCCGAATTCGGCCTGGTCTCCGACGAGGTCGCCTATGGTGCGGAGCTCAACGACGCGCTGATGGCGATGGCCGAACGCTGGAACCTCGAGGACATGCGCATGTTCGTCGTGTGCGTCTCGGTGCAGAGCGAGACCGGCGGCAACCTCGCCGAGATCATCGAGAACCTCACCACGGTCATCCGCGACCGCGCCGCGCTCTACATGAAGGTGCGCGCGCTCAGCTCCGAAGGGCGCATGACCGGCCTGATGCTGACCGTGCTGCCGGTCTTCACGCTGGTCTCGATGTTTCTCGTCAATCCTTCCTTCTATCTCGACGTCGCACAGGACCGGATCTTCGTGATCGGCTTCCCTTCGCTGATCATCCTGTGGGGTATCGGCGTCTACGCGATCCGTCGTCTCACGGACCTCAAGGTGTGA